TGGTATAAAAACTTGAATTCATCCTTTTAAACTGGTTAAAACGCCCATTGATCATATTCAGGGCAGAAGCATCATTAGAAGGTTCTTCCTCTGAGTTTTCAAGGGTAAACAACTCCCCGTCGTGAAGATAATATTGATCTGAAACAAAATCAGCCATCATATTTTTACTCTGCATCATAGGGATTCCCGCTTTTCCTGGTTGAAGATCCGGAGAAAAGCCCCGTCCTACCCATGTAACAGTAGATGGCGTTCGGAGTTTATAATTATTTCTGTAATAGGCTACAATAGAAGGAGCAACATCAAAGTGACTTGCCGTTTTGTGAAAACGTTTTGTTTCCTTCAGTAATGGTGAATAAATCAGTAACGGCACATGAAACCTGTCAATCTTAGACTCCAGTGTGATCTCCGGCATACTATGATCTCCTGTAATAACAAAAATCGTACGTTGAAAATCCGGACGTTTACTGTAGTTTTCAAAGAAGTTTTTCAAAGCATCATCTGCATTAAGCAAAGCAACCAATTGGTTTTTAAAGCCCGCCGCCCATTTTTTCTGCTCCGGATTTAAAAGATTGGATTGCAACCTTTCGTTATAAAGTTTTTCATAATATTCTTTGTTATTAATGAGAAACGGATTATGGGTGGAAAGGGTAAGAAGCATTTTAAAATAAGGCCTTTGCTGTAATTTCTGGGTTTCCAGCATCTTTCTGAAAACCGCCTGGTCTTCATATCCCCAACTGTCTCCATTGTTTGCCGGCAGTCTTTTGTAAGCCCCCCCATACGATCCAATGTCTACAATATGATCTACTTTACTGTACTCGAGGAAGTTTCGGTATCCGTCAAACAATAAATTTCCGCCGTAGTGAAATCCTGTTTCAAATCCGTTGGCTTTCAGTATATTAAAAAGATTAAAATTTTCCGGTGTTTTTTCAATTTCCAGAAATCCGTTTTTTCCGAAAGGAAGTGATCCTGTAAGCGAAGGTAAGGCTCCGAATGTTCTTCCTGCAGAGCTAAGGCAATTCTCCCAATACAAACTTTTATTAGACAAAGAATCCAGAAACGGCGTAAAGTTTCCGACATAACCTTTAGGAGAGGTGTATGCATGTCCAAAACCTTCCATCACAATAAATACAAGATTCGGAACCTCATCGGATCTGTTGAAATAAGATCCCAAAAAATCGGGAGTATCCTCTTTTCTCCAGAAAGGAAATGACTTGTCGAGCATTTCAGCATTGGCTGTAAAGCTTTCTTCCCCATTAATTATTTCTCCGATTTCCGGGTGATCGCTGATAAAATTCTCTTCATTGGAGATAAAGAAATAGTTCCATTTACTCTTTGAAGCTGTCTGGCCGAAGGTATTATTTGTCTGGTTTAATTCCTTTGACTGAAACATATTACTGGGAACGAAAAAAGCAATCAGGCCAAGGCTTAAAAAAGCGATTCCGATATATTTCGACTTCAAAGCAGATTTTACGGCCATCCATAATGGAATGATACATATCGCAATCAAAACGATCAATAGCGCAATATTTTTTAAATTAAGCATTCCGCTTGCTCTTAAAATCTGTTTGATCTCATCTTTGTTGTAATAAAAAAGATCTGCCCCAAGCATATTTTGGGTCTCAGAGAAATATAGGAACAGAATATACTGTACTACAGTCACCAATCCGAATAGGACAAGTGCTGATAAGTTGGCCCAATTCTCTTTTACGGAATTGATAATTAAATAAATAATTCCAAAGCCAAATATCAGTTTAAACGCAAACAAAATATTTTCAAAAAAAAGATTTCCTGCAATTGAAGAAGGATTCAGCCTTGGGAAAGAATATTTGTACCAAAGCCATTCTGCTGTGATCCCTACTAAAAATAAAAGCAGAAAAACGACTGATACCATTCCGAATTTTTTCAACCCATTATTAAGAATCGCGGATATTCTTTCTTTTAAAGGTAAATTTTTGGTATTCTGATTAAACCCCTGTCTTGTCATCTCACCCCAGCCGTGGGATTTTTTAAAATAATCTATAAACCCCTTCACCCCGGCTTTCACCACGATGGGATGAAAATAAAACGGTTCTGAAAACGCAGTACCGATCAAGGTTAGAAAATCTTTCCTTTTGGTATAAACCTGATAGCTAACAAGATCCACCAAAATCCCATAAATAGAGTAAAGAAATCCCATCGATACGACCAGGGCAAACAAAATCACGAAAAACGGCCAATTGATAATTCCTAATAAAAGGAAAATTACAAAGATTATATATCCAGAAAATTCAACCAAAGGACCCAGAAATTCAAAGAAAAACCAATAAGGAAGACTTACCATGCCCAGCTTTCCGTATTTTGGGTTAAACATCATTTTCCGATGTTTCCACAAAGTTTCGATGGTTCCCCGCATCCACCGGTTACGTTGTTTTTTCAGGATATCTTTGCTTTCAGGAACTTCCGTCCAGCAAAGTGGATCAGGAATTGTAAGAACTTCATAAGGCTCATTCTTTTCTTCCATATACTTTCTCATACGGACTACCAACTCCATATCCTCTCCTACCGTAGTTTTATCATATCCACCGCATTCCAAAACTATTTTTCTGTCGAAAACTCCAAAGGCCCCGGATATCAGGATTAATCCCGATGCCCGCGCCCATGCCATTCTTCCAAGAACAAAAGCACGGATATATTCCAACGCCTGGGTTTTACCGAGGAGCGTTTTTGGCATATTTACACTTACTACTTTTCCATCTTCAATAACGCAATTATTAGCGAGACGGATCACACCTCCGCAGGCAATAATTTTTTTATCGGTTTGTTCCAGAAACGGTTTTGCCAGTTTTAAAATGGCATCTTGTTCCAGGATACAATCCACATCAATACACACCAGATAATTTCCTGAAGAAACATTAATTCCTACATTTAGGGCATCAGCTTTACCTCCGTTTTCTTTATCTACAACAATAAGCTTTTTAAAAGCCTGGTTTTTACTCTTATAGATGCCTTTTATTTTATTGGTTTCAATTGTACCTTGTACAAAAAAAGACACTCTTTCAAGCTCATAAGCTTCGATCAGTTTCTGCATGGAATCGTCTTTACTTCCATCGTTAATGATGATAATTTCCAGGTTGTGATAATAGAGAGATAACAGGGACCTTACATTTTCTACAATGGTCATTCCCTCATTATAAGCGGGAGCGAGAAGGCTGAAGGTAGGCGAATTGGGATTAGCGGCAATAATGCTGTAATCGGTAAATGTATTTTCTTTTTTATAACGTATTACAGCTCCTAACGCATATATTCCGACCCAGCCGTAAATAATAACTACTGCCGTCCCATACAGCAGGAATAACCATATAACAACTTCATAGATAATGTGTGAGAATTCTAACATACTTTTTCCTGGACTGCGTGTTTTATAATTTGAATTAATTCTTCGGACGATGTTTCATCTTCCGAAAGTTCTGATAAGTATTCCTTATATCCCAATGCAGCAAGAGCTTCCGCTGCATACAACTTAATCCCTGTATTGATATTTTCCAATAATTCTTTTTTGAGTAAGCCTATACAGGACTGATCCTTAGAAACTTTCATCACACGAAGAATTTCAAGCTGGACTTCATAAGGCTGGTCGGGATACACTTTTGTAAGGAACTGAATGGTTGAAGGATCTTCCAATGACAAAAGGGTATGCACGGCCTGTATTCTGACCTCAACTGATGAATGCTCCAGAAGATCGGCCACCATCGGATAAAAAGAAAGCAATTGAAATTTCCTTACCAATTTTAAAGTAAAAATGATAACAGAGCTATTTGAACTTCTAAGCCAGCCTTCAATAGCTTCTCCTGAGTTTTCAGGTATGCTGGTAATGGAGAGAAGCAGCCGGAGCTGTTGCCATTCTGAAATTATCCCCGAAGCGGTACTCAAAAAATCCAATCCTTCAAAACCTTTAAAGCTTACCATGGCATATTGCGCTTCCTGGTAGACCTGTGCGGAAGGATGGGATAAAAAAGAGGAAATTTTGGGAAGGTCCTCCTTTGCGTTCATGACCGTAAGTTCCTGTATCCCCCCGGCAATAAGATATGTTTTTTTCTGATCAAGCTTTTTAGCGGCTTCCTGCCGGAGATTGTATTCTTTAAAAAGGTTTTTAATTTTAATTTTTGCAGCCCCTGAAAATTTCTTTTCAGAATCTACCAGTTTTTGCAGGAATAGATTTCTAAATGAAGGACTCCTGGAAAGAAGTACAAAATTCTGATCAAGAGCAACTTCTTCATCTTCATAAACAATAACTTCCGATATTTTTTGATTAATAACCTTCATCCACCCCGAGATTCTCACAGATTCTTTGTACCGAAAAAAACTGTAAACAAGAATCCCTGTAATCAATAACAATACGAGAGACAACATCCCAAGGAAGATAAGAAACAGAAAATGTACAGAAGTGGTTAGCAGCATCGTTCTATTATTTAGGGGTAAATCTTTTTATCCTCAACATCAATTCATTGGGACTGAACGGCTTTACAATAAAATCAGAAGCTCCCAGATCAAAAGCGTTTAGTACCACCTCTTCCTGCCCCATACTGGATAGCATAATGACAGGAATCTCCTTTCCCATGGTTTGTATGGCAGAAAGTATTTCTATTCCTGAAGCAAAAGGCATCATGATATCGGTGATGGCAAGGTCTACATCTTTCTCTTTTAAGGTTTCGATGGCTTCTTTACCATTACGGGTAAGGATTACTTCATGCCCTTCCTTTAATAATTTGTGTTCTATCGTTTTTAGAATCAGTTCATCGTCTTCAGCGATCAGAATCAACATAGTCTTTTGTTTTTATTTTATTAAACCTTTTATTAAATTTAATCCGATTGTTATTTCATTGATAATTTCCTGCTGTAAAGAGGTGAAATCCATAGTTTCATCCGCTTTCTTTTCCCAGTATAAAGCAGTTTCTGCCAGCTTTATCAATCCGGCAGTTCCGGCTGTACCTTTTAGTTTGTGAAGAACTTTCTTCAACTCATCTCTGTTTTCTTCAGCCGATGCAATTCTTATATTATTTTCCGCCTCAGATAGCTGTTGGACCACCAGATCCAGGAAAATCGCTCTAAAATCATCATCGTCTCCCGTTTGATCATTGAGAAGATTCAGATCAAGATATTTCTCAGTTTTTACAGTATTTCCTGTTTCTATCGTTTGAACGGAAATGTATTTTTCTAGCATTTCCAAAAGATCTGACTGTCTCAGGGGTTTCGGAAGAAAATCATTCATTCCGGACATGATGCATTTTTCCTTTTCACCGATGATGGTTCCTGCTGTTACACCAATGATCGGAACATCATGATATCCTGGAAGAAGACGAATTTGTTTAGTAGCTTCAATACCGTCCATTACCGGCATTTGGACATCCATCAATATCACCGAAAAATGTTTGTTTTTACATTGTTCCACTGCTTCCAGTCCATTTACCGATTCTGTAAGCTCAGCATCGGGAATCAAAGATTTCATCATTTTGTTGTTAAGAACCATATTCACAGGGTTATCATCAACAAGTAAAACCTTAAGATGTGGTGGAAATAAAAAATTTTCTGCTTCCTGCTCATCAGCTGCCGGTATTTCTTTTACATTATCATGTACTACACGTTTTAAAGTTCGGTAGAGTTCTTCTGATTTTATAGGTTTTAACAGGAAGTAGGAATTTTCTTCTTGCCGGAAAGAGTTGAGCACATCATGCTCTTCCGAAGAAGTATGAAGAATAACCAGGGGTGAAGTTTCATTTTTTTGAGCAAATAATTCCTTAATTTTCTCAATAGTTTCCAACCCTGAAATAATGGGCATATGATAATCCATCAAAATAACATCAAAATGTTCTCCATCCAATAAAATCTGCAAAGCTTCCATCCCGTTGGCTGCTAATTTTGACCCAATATTTTTATAGGCCAGCATGTGCTGGAGAATGATCCTGTTCGCCTCATTATCATCAACAATAAGAACTTTTTCTATTTTCAGTTCTTCTTCTTCAATACCTTCAGATTCCTCATAGGGAACTTCAATGTCAAAGAAAAATACGGATCCTTTTTCCGGTATACTGTTCAGGGAAAGATGGCTTCCCATATAGCCCAGAATATTATTGGATATCGTTAGTCCCAGTCCTGTTCCCCCGTAATGCTTGCTGATGGAACTGTTTTCCTGGGTAAAGGCATCAAAAATATGCTGCTGTTTTTCAAGTGGAATACCTATCCCGGTATCTCGTACGGAAAATCTTAATGATATATTTTGTCCTGTGATATTCAGCTTTTCTACTTTAAGCTCAATCTCGCCACGATGTGTAAATTTAACGGCATTACCCAACAGGTTAATGAGAATCTGTTTCATTCTGGATTCGTCAAGCCAAAGTACTTTCGGCAATCCCTGTTCAATATTGAGTAGCAACTCAATGTTTTTTTTCTGTGATTGATAAAGGATCACATTGATTACCTGGCTAACTAAATCATAAACATTCGATCTTTCGATAAGGAGTTCCATTTTTCCAGATTCTATTTTCGAAAAATCCAGGATATCATTAATTATATTGAGTAGATTTTCCCCCGATTCATTGATATAATTAAGATATTGAGTCTGTATTTCATTGAGAGGAGTTTTCAAAAGAAGATCTGAAAATCCGATCACTCCATTCAGAGGGGTGCGGATCTCATGACTCATGTTGGCAAGAAATTCTGATTTTGCTTTGCTTGCAATATCCGCCATTTTCTTTGCATTTTTGAGTTCTTCGTTGGTTTTTACAATATCGGTAATATTCTGTACAGAGACAATTATTCCACCTATTATGCCATCAGAAAGATACCATGGTCCTACTTCCAGGTTATAATGTTGGATGCCTTCTTTATGTGGAACTTCAATGGCAAAATCATCATTTTTATAGACCTTGCCTTCTAAAGCATTTTTGTAGATGGCCTTTCTTTCTTCAGGAACGTTAGGAGAAATGGTATAAATATTCTCTCCCATCAGCTCCATATTATTCATATTGAATTCTTCCTTCCAGCTTGTACTTACCGAAACATAATTAAGTTCTTTATCAAACATCGCTACTGCAACGGGAACATAAGTAGCAAAAGACTGCATCATTGCTTCTTTCTTCTCCAGTTCCAGATATATATTTTTAAAAGCATCAATATCCTGAATGATTCCGTACACCCTGGTACATACTCCGTTTTCAAACTCCGGAATTCCTTTTACTCTTACCCAGATCGTAACTCCATCATTGCGGACAAGCTGAAATTCCGCATCATAAGGAATACCTTCTGAAACAGCCCGGTTAAATAAGAACTCAACTTTTTGTTTATCTTCTTCTTTATAAAAACCGATTGCATTTTCAAAGTCGGGCTGGAATTCCTGATCTATTTTATGGATTTCTTTTGCTGTTTTGGACCAGATTACAGATTTATTTTTAAGGTTGACTTCCCAGCCACCCACCTGAGCGACCGAGCTCGTTTGCTCAAGCATTTTCTTGGCATAAAGAAGATCCCTTTCCAGGCTCATTCTTTCCGTTACGTTCAATGCTGTACTTACCACATACGGTTTTCCGTCTTTATCAATTTCCACAAGATTATGGTACATCCAGATCAGTTCTTCACCTTCTTTTGACTCGAGGATCATTGTTCCGAAATCTTCCTTATTCTGATTGATACGTTCTAAATATTTTTCCAGCAAAGAACTATTTTGTTCAGGAACGAGATCTTTCAGATTTAATCCGTTTACTTCTTCCGCAGAATAATGCAGGGTTTCTCTACCTTTTTGATTCACCTCAAGAATATTTCCTTCCATATCGTGCATGCTCATCAACCCGATTGCATTTTCGAAGAAGCTTCTAAAACGGCGTTCGGAACTTTCAAGCTGGCGCTTTTCTTCGATATGCTGGGTAATATTAATGCCGAAACAAAAAATCTCAGAATGGTCATGGTTTTGCTTCAGGTACCATTCTATAATTATAGCACCAGCGTCTTCAGTTTTTGTGGAGGTAGTAAAAACCAGTTCTTCATCTGTCTTAAGAAAGTTTTCGAGTTTGAGTTGCCAATCGTCATCCTGCTTTTTTATAATCGTTAAAAAACTTTGATTAACTGCTTTTTTTGGAGCTATTCCGAATATTTTTTCAAAGGTGGGATTTGCTTCTTTAAGAATAAATTTGTTATCAAGAACGCAAATCAGGTTATTGGAAATATCAAAGGTCTGTTGGAAATATTCAGCCTGTTTATTCTTTTTTTTGCCGATATATAAATTGGTGATAGCTTCTCCAATTTTTTTCAGAGTATCTATTTGGTTGTCGGAGAGGTTTTTAGGCTTAAAATCAATAACGCACAGTGTACCTAATGCAAACCCTTCATCATCTATCAGCGGTACCCCTGCATAGAATCGGATACCACTTTCCACAATTATAGAATTCCCGGATGATCTGTCGTCAGCAAGTGTATCAGGGATCACCAACACATCTCCGTTTGCAATAGAATACTGGCAAAGTGTATTTTCACGCTCCACACTATCCAAAGAAATCCCAATACAGCTCTGTATCATCTGGACATCACTTTCCATAATAGCAATAAGAGAGCTGGGACAGTCGGTAACCAGACAAGCAGTTTCTGCAAAAATATCTAATTGAGGATCCTTTGGCAGATTCAGAAGATCAAATAGTTCCAGTTTTTTTACTCTCCCCTGTTCATTATTAGGCACTGGATAATTCCCCATAACATTAACTAATATTTTGTTTTATGTTAAATATAGTTATAAAATCATTATGGGAAACTATTTTTTTACAACATCGTCAGCATATTCAATTAATATTATTTAATAGTACATTACGATTACAAATATTCAAAATTACAGTTGCGGAAAATTTAATCTTCAATAAAAATATCTGATAAAACGATTATTACATTTCCATTCCGGTTTAACTCATTCAATCGGAGTCAATTGTCGATAAAATTATTTGATAACAATCTCATCAAGGCCACAAGACTCATGCAAAGATTACATTCTTCGATGCCGTTTTTTAATTTTAAAATTCGTTGCTGTAATGACAGATTGAGCGACAATATTCATTTTGAGTTGATAACTTAAAAAAGTCACTCTTTTGCTAATCTCCTTACCATACCTTTAAAAATAATCCCATGAAATGGTAAAACAGAATACCAGTATAATCTCCCGGTCAGTCCATGCGGCCGAAAAACCGCTTTTTGCCAAAGCTTTCCTTTATAAGTTTTAAACATGAGCCATGCCTCACCGGGAAGTTTCATTTCTGCGAAGAGAATAAGTTTTCCTTCTTCTTTGTTTGCATATAAAACACGCCAAAAATCCAAAGCATCACCTTCGTGAAGTTGATCGGGATGTGTTCTCCCACGCCGCAATCCGGGTCCGCCAATCAATAGATCCAAAAACCCCCGTATTTTCCATAGGCTTTGCCCGTACCAGCCGTTTGTTCCTCCTAAAGAAAAAACCCGGTTCAGACATTTTTCACGATCATCGTATTCTGCAGTTCTTAGATCCGTAAAGCATCCATATTTTGGGACATCAAGATAATTTTTCAGATTGGAATCACTTCTGCTGCTGATAAAGCTATCCTTCCAGCTTGATATAATTTCCTTATCCTGAATTTTAGCGAGAGTTCTTCTTAAGGCTGTATCATATGAAAGTGGCTGAACACCTGTAATCTGTTTTATTTCCAGTAAGCTTTCTGGCCTGCATACCACCTCAATTTTCATACTTCCAACCAGTGCGGAAGCCAAATTATAGGATGTCGAAGTAATAAAATACAACCAATACGAGGACAGTTTGGGTGTCATTACAGGAACTGTAAAAATCTTTCTTTTCAGCCCTCTAATTTTAGCAAATTCCAAGAGCATTTCTTTATAAGTCAACACATTATCACAACCTATATCAAAATTTCTACGATAGGCCTTTTCTTTAAATAATGTAAAAATCAGAAAATCAAGAACGTTGGCAATTCCTATCGGCTGACATTTTGTGTGAAGCCACCTTGGAGCGATCATTATGGGTAATTTTTCTACCAGATCTCTTATAATTTCAAAAGAAGCACTTCCTGATCCAATGATAATTCCGGCTCTTAAGACCGTGGCAGGAATTTTACATTGCATAAGATTCTTTTCAACCTCAAACCGGGAACTTAAATGTTGGGATAATTCTTTTTCGTTGACCAGACCCGAAAGATAAATGATGTGTTTGCATTCCGTGTTCTCAATAAAATTGGAAAAGTTAACAGCGCATTCTTTTTCTTTTTCAGCATAATCATTGCTATTGCTCATCGAATGCATAAGATAATACGCTCCTGAAATATCTTTCGGAATATTTTCCAGGGTTTCAGGTTTTAAAAAATCTACTTCCACTACCTCCACCTGATTATCGTTAATATCGACACTTTTGGAAAAACGATTTTTATCTCTGCAACAACAGATAACCCGATAACCCTGAGCAGCGATAACGTCGATCATTCTTTTTCCGATGTATCCGGTTGCGCCGGTGAGCAGAATTTTTTTCATAGGATTAGGCTTTGGTGGTTTGACAATGTTTGCCGGTGAAAGAAAAAATTATACCTTTTCTAAAAGATGTCCGAAATAATCTTTCTTTTTTGCCAGGTAACTTTCATTGACCTCATTCGACTCTATTTCCAGCGGAATTCTATTCTTTAGCTTAATTCCACTGTTATCAAGAGATTTCAGCTTTTCAGGATTGTTGGTCAGCAGATTAATTTCATTTACTTTTAAAATCTTCAGCACTTCTATCGCGATATCAAAATTTCTGCCATCAGCCGGTAATCCCAGTTTCAGATTAGCTTCTACCGTGTCAAAGCCTTTTTCCTGAAGTGCATAAGCTCTCAATTTGTTGATGATTCCGATATTCCGACCTTCCTGACGCAGATAAATAATCATTCCGCCGTTCTCATGCACATATTTCATAGCAGCATCCAGCTGTTGCCCGCACTCGCATTTTTTAGAATGAAAAACTTCGCCGGTGATACACTCCGAATGAAAACGCACATTCACCGCAGTACTAAAATCTGTATTTTCCGCCACCCAAACCAGATTCGGATTCCAATCATCTTCGAACTCTGAAAATGCATAAACAGTAAACATTCCAAAATCAGTTGGAATATTCGATTGCGCTTGTATTGTCAACATAATTTAAAAATTAAAAAATCATATAGTACAAATTTATACTTTATTTTAAATAAAAATAAAATTATTTACTAAATTTGTAGATAAATACATTTTCTTGTGCAGGAAAATCCAATATCACACAGGAAAAAAAACTGAATTATATATTGAATACCAAAAAGTTATAATAAATGAAAGAGAAGTCCCGGATCAATGTTTCACTAATTACAACCTTTCGAAATTAATTTTTTTGACAAGGTGAAATAAAATAAAATAAAATTGAGCACTGATAAATAACAACCGGCCTTTTAATCCAGAGAACAGGCAAAACTTTACAACCCTAAGCAAGAATTCAGACGATTATGGCTAAAATAATAAAACATACCGCTCAACTGATTTTTCCGCATCAGCTTTTTGAGGATACTGATTACCTTATCCAAGATCAGCCGGTATTTTTGATAGAGGAATTCTTATTTTTCAGGCAATATGCGTTTCATAAACAGAAGATAGCTTTTCATCGTGCGACAATGAAGTTCTATGAACATACATTGAAAAAATCCGGTTTTGAGGTTGAATATATCGAAAGTTCATCAAAATACTCAGACATCAGAAACTTAATTCTGAAACTGGAAAACGACCATTTTAAAACTATAAAAACGACAGATGTTTGTGATAATTGGCTGGAAAAAAGATTAAGACAAACCAAATTAGATCTTGAAATTCATGACAGCTCTCTTTTTTTGAATACCAAAGAAGAGCTGAAAGATTACTTTGAAGGGAAGAAATCATACCATCAGACTGATTTTTACAAGCAGCAGAGAATCACCCGGAATATCCTGATGAAGGCAGGAAAACCGCTGGGAGGAAAATGGACCTATGATACGGAAAACCGAAGAAAATATCCTAAAAATAAAAAAGCACCTTTCATATATTTCCCGACAAACAATCAATATTATGAGGAGGCGAAAGAATATACCGAAAAACATTTTTCAAAAAATTACGGAATTCTTACAGATGAACAGCTTTATCCTACAACTTTCAAAGAAGCTGAAAAATGGCTTGAGCAATTCCTGGAAATGCGTTTTCCGGAATTTGGCATTTATGAAGACAGCATCGTGGAGAAAGAATATTTTCTGCATCACAGTGTTCTTTCTCCATTAATGAATGTAGGACTTTTAACTGCGGAAAATGTTTTGGAAAAAGCCATTTCCTTTGCAAAGGAAAATGATATTCCGGTAAACTCACTGGAAGGTTTTGTTAGACAAATTTTAGGATGGAGAGAATTTGTCCGGGG
The sequence above is drawn from the Chryseobacterium daecheongense genome and encodes:
- the ribA gene encoding GTP cyclohydrolase II; the encoded protein is MLTIQAQSNIPTDFGMFTVYAFSEFEDDWNPNLVWVAENTDFSTAVNVRFHSECITGEVFHSKKCECGQQLDAAMKYVHENGGMIIYLRQEGRNIGIINKLRAYALQEKGFDTVEANLKLGLPADGRNFDIAIEVLKILKVNEINLLTNNPEKLKSLDNSGIKLKNRIPLEIESNEVNESYLAKKKDYFGHLLEKV
- a CDS encoding cryptochrome/photolyase family protein, producing the protein MAKIIKHTAQLIFPHQLFEDTDYLIQDQPVFLIEEFLFFRQYAFHKQKIAFHRATMKFYEHTLKKSGFEVEYIESSSKYSDIRNLILKLENDHFKTIKTTDVCDNWLEKRLRQTKLDLEIHDSSLFLNTKEELKDYFEGKKSYHQTDFYKQQRITRNILMKAGKPLGGKWTYDTENRRKYPKNKKAPFIYFPTNNQYYEEAKEYTEKHFSKNYGILTDEQLYPTTFKEAEKWLEQFLEMRFPEFGIYEDSIVEKEYFLHHSVLSPLMNVGLLTAENVLEKAISFAKENDIPVNSLEGFVRQILGWREFVRGVYLYQGVDQRNKNYWKHKQKLPASFYTAKTGIQPVDSSIQKILKTGYAHHIERLMIFANLMNLCQFDPDEVYQWFMEMFIDSYDWVMVPNVYGMSTFSDGGKMSTKPYISGSNYIKKMSDYPNGEWAEQWDSLFWNFINDNKDFFAKNPRLGMMLRTLEKMPEEQRKEHIKRAKAFIENLK